Sequence from the Enhydrobacter sp. genome:
CGGCGCCCGCGCCCTGGCCCTTGACCTCGATGCCGTAGGTCACGCTCGGCTCCCCGAGGACCAGAGGTGTGCAGTCGAAATAGCGGGTGCACAGGCGCCGCAGGTTGAACGTCGCCTGCGGCACCACGCTGGCGATGATGGCGTCGGTGATGGCGCCTGTGTCGATGCCTTCCATTTTCATCAGCTGGAACAACCACACGGCATGCTCGTCGGCGGTGCGCATGGCGGAGGTGTGCTGGCGCCACTCGCCGACGATCCGGTCGCCGTCGATCACGCCGAACTTGACGTTGGTGTTGTTGGCATTGATGGCCAGAAGCATCGTCCTACTCCCTCAAGCGGCGCGGCCGAGCAGTTCGCCCGACGTGATCTTGCGTCGGCCGTCGGCCGTCTCGAGCAGCAGCGCCCCGCTGGCGTCGAGGCCGGCAAAGCGGCCCTCGACCAGCTCCTCGCCCAGCCTGACGCTGACCTCGGCGCCGAGCGGGCCGGCCTTGGCGAGCCATTCCCGGCGGGCGGCCTCGAAGCCCTGCGATCGCCAGTCGGCGAGACGACGCGCCAGGGCGCCGGCCAGCCCCTGCAATGCCGCCTCGACCGTGCCGCCGAGGCAAGCCCCCGGATAACGCATGTCGGGCAGCTCCGGGGCGAAGTCGACATTGACGCCAATGCCCAGCACCACATACTCGACCTCGCCACCGTGCCCGATCGAGCTCTCCGGCAGGATTCCCGCGAGCTTGCCGCCCCCGACCAGGACGTCGTTCGGCCATTTGAGCCGCACGTCGCGCCCGGCCGGCACGAGGTCGGCAACGGCGAGGGCCGCCACGAAGCCGAGCTCGGCCGCCCGTGCCGCCGCACAGCGTGGGCGAACGACGGTCGAGCTGTAGAGATTGCCGGGCGGCGACACCCAGATCCTGCCGCGACGGCCGCGGCCACCCGTTTGCCGGCGGGCCCACACCAGCGTGCCCTCGGGCGCGCCCTGCTCGGCGAGGCGAGCGGCTTCGTCGTTGGTGCTGCCGACGCTGTCCATGGCGACCAGCGTCCACCCGTCCGGCAGGACGGGCGCCGATGTCACGGGAACAGGCCCTTGGCGGCCGCCTCGGCGATCACGCTGAGCGGCTGAGGTGCCAGCGAGAACACGGCGACCAGCACGGCGGCGACGAAGGCGACCACGCGATTGACGCCGAGCGCCGACCGGTCGAGCGCCTCGGCCGGCTCGTCGAAATACATCACCTTGACGATGCGCAGATAGTAGTAGGAGGCCACGACGGAGGCGAGGACGCCCAGCACGGCCGGCCAGAAGAGCTTGGCCTCGACCGCGGCCATGAAGATGTAGAGCTTGCCCCAGAAGCCGGCGAGCGGCGGGATGCCCGCGAGCGAAAACATGAACAGCAGCATGGCGAGCGCCATCATCGGCTGGCTGCGGGCGAGCCCGGCCAGGTCGGAGATGTTCTCGACCATGATGTCGCGGCGCTTCATCATCAGGATGACGGCGAACACGCCGAGCGACATCACCAGGTAGATGGCGAGATAGAAGACCACCGCCTGGATGCCCTTCTCGCTGCCGCTCGCCACGCCGAGCAGGATGTAGCCGACGTTGCCGATCGACGAATAGGCCATCAGGCGCTTGATGTTGGGCTGGCGCAGCGCAGCGAAGGCGCCGAGCGCCATCGACAGGATGGCGGCGGCGACGATGATCTGCTGCCACTGCGGGAACAGCGGCTTGAAAGGCCCCATCAGCACCGAAATCGTCAGCGACACGGCGGCGATCTTGGGTGCCACCGCGAACAGCGCGGTCACCGGCGTCGGTGCGCCTTCGTAGACGTCGGGCGTCCACATGTGGAACGGCACGGCCGAAATCTTGAAGGCCAGACCGGCGACCACGAACACCAGGCCGACGACGACGCCGATCTCGCCGCTCTTGCCGCCGGCCAACGCCTCTGCGATCTGCACGAAGGCCGTGCCGCCGCAGAAACCGTAGATCAGCGAGGCACCGAACAGCAGCATGCCGGACGCCACCGAGCCCAGGACGAAGTACTTCACGCCGGCCTCGGTCGAGCGCACGCTGTCGCGGTGGAACGCGGCGATGACGTACAGCGCCAGCGACTGAAGCTCGAGCCCGACATAGAGCGCCATCAGATCGTTGGCGGAGATCATCAGCATCATGCCGAGCGTGGCCAGCGCCACCAGCAGCGGATACTCGAAGCGCCAGGCCTGCACGCGCTCGAAATAGGCACGCGACATCAGGATGGCGACGGCGGACCCGACCAGCACGAACACCTTCATCGTCGCCGTCAGGCGGTCGACGACGAACAGGGACGCGAAGGCCGTTCCCTCGCGGTAGGGGAAGAACAGCAGCGCGGCCGTCACCAGCAGCGCCGCGGCGGTCGCCAGCGAGACGAACGGCGTCGAGGCTTCGCCGCGCAGCACGCCGTAGACCAGCAGCAGCGACGTGACGGCCGCCAGGAAGATTTCCGGCCGAGCCAGTGTCCAGGATTCGAGACCAAGCAGCATTCTTCTACCCCCGCCCGGTCACGGCGCCAGCGCGGCGGTGCGCGCGAGCTTGAGCGCCGCCTGATAGTCGCCGATCAACTTGTCGACCGACGGCGCCATCGGGTCGAGAAACGAGTTGGGATGTATGCCCATCCACAGCGTGATCAGCACCAGTGGCGCGAAGACCAGCACTTCCCGCGGCTTCATGTCCATGATCGCCTTCAGGGAATCCTTCGTCAGCTCGCCGAAGACGATCTTGCGGTAGAGCCAGAGCGCATAGGCCGCGCCGAGGATCAGGCCCGTCGCGGCCAGGAAGGCGACCCAGGTGTTGGCCTTGA
This genomic interval carries:
- a CDS encoding biotin--[acetyl-CoA-carboxylase] ligase, whose product is MDSVGSTNDEAARLAEQGAPEGTLVWARRQTGGRGRRGRIWVSPPGNLYSSTVVRPRCAAARAAELGFVAALAVADLVPAGRDVRLKWPNDVLVGGGKLAGILPESSIGHGGEVEYVVLGIGVNVDFAPELPDMRYPGACLGGTVEAALQGLAGALARRLADWRSQGFEAARREWLAKAGPLGAEVSVRLGEELVEGRFAGLDASGALLLETADGRRKITSGELLGRAA
- the nuoN gene encoding NADH-quinone oxidoreductase subunit NuoN; translated protein: MLLGLESWTLARPEIFLAAVTSLLLVYGVLRGEASTPFVSLATAAALLVTAALLFFPYREGTAFASLFVVDRLTATMKVFVLVGSAVAILMSRAYFERVQAWRFEYPLLVALATLGMMLMISANDLMALYVGLELQSLALYVIAAFHRDSVRSTEAGVKYFVLGSVASGMLLFGASLIYGFCGGTAFVQIAEALAGGKSGEIGVVVGLVFVVAGLAFKISAVPFHMWTPDVYEGAPTPVTALFAVAPKIAAVSLTISVLMGPFKPLFPQWQQIIVAAAILSMALGAFAALRQPNIKRLMAYSSIGNVGYILLGVASGSEKGIQAVVFYLAIYLVMSLGVFAVILMMKRRDIMVENISDLAGLARSQPMMALAMLLFMFSLAGIPPLAGFWGKLYIFMAAVEAKLFWPAVLGVLASVVASYYYLRIVKVMYFDEPAEALDRSALGVNRVVAFVAAVLVAVFSLAPQPLSVIAEAAAKGLFP